GAGGACGGAGAAGCAGGGCCCAGTGATGCGAATCAGATGGTTGTCActcaacagcatcagcaacCGGCGGCAGCAGGACAGACCGGTGACCCCATACACCCTCAGCTTATGGGCACTGGGCCGAATATGCACACCGGTTATCCGGTTCACGGGCTTCAGACGGGTCAGCATATGACTGATGCTCAGTTTGCACTGTCAGAGGGGGGGCAAGGGTCTCCGGGAAGTGGGGACGGTGAaagagagggtgagggaagTGGTAGTGGAGAAGGGGATTCAGAGTGAGTGCGCCTAAACCTTTATGGTATCAGTTGCTGACTGTGCTTCCTCGGCAGTGATGTTGATATGCAGGTATCTCGTAACTTGGGGGCATTTGTTCAGTAGGACTGGGCATGGATGATGGGTTGTGGTGATTTCTAGCTTCATGCATCGCGTACCTGTAGCTTTGGACTCTAGAGCATGTAATAACAGTGAGTAGGTGATAGTCAAGTGTTTGGAACAACAAATACTATAGTCCAATGGTGTGCTTACCCAGCGGCGCAGCCTTTATCTATTGCGATCAAGACCTCTAGCTCCCTGATTGAGCGGTTTGTGTTTTAGCTGCTATCAGCCTCACTCACACCCTACCAAGTCCGACTCCTTTGACATCGGGCAGTCGCCAGCCATGAACTTTTAGAGGGGCATACAACAATTTCACCTCCGCAACATGCCGTTATGAGCTCTGAAAACCCCGAGGAAACAACAATCGGCATTGCCGCTCTGGTAGCGGCCGTTGCggccctcctcttcgccgtCGTTCAGACCATTGCTGCGCTCGCCCAGTACATCTCCGTTAGCAGTCGATGCAGCAGACGTGTGAGCGGCGTGTTTGACCTCACAGCAGGCTTTTGGTTCCACCTTTCCTCTCGCTGTCATGGAATCCGCAATATCGAATGCCGGTGCTCACCATGCCGGGGTTGCGGTCAGAGCCAGTGGTAACCATGGAGAGAGACCCCTCCAACGCCGAGTTCAGGCCTGGGAAGAACTacgacaagaagagaaacGGATATCTCGACTATGGCGTCCTGCGCGTGGTAGCGGGGAGTGATGCGTCCAAGGTTCACAGGGAAGTCAGCATGTTACCGACAGTTCTTCGGGGTGtttttgctgtggtgtgGACTCCAATTGGGATCGCTCTCTCTTCCATCACTCTAGTCTTTTGCTGCCCACCGGCGTTTGCGTGCGGTTGTGCGTGCACAGGGTGCTGTGGGATGGGTCGgcctgaggaggaagaggaagaacaaGATAAACGAGACAGATTTGACTGGTGCCGTCGGAAAAGGTCACGGGAGATATGCCTCGACTTACTGACTCCTTTGACGTTTGCATGGAAATGGGCCATCAAATACAAGTCCGCCATGGGAGTTCACCTGGTCTGGAGGTCGCCGCGTGGTCTCCGTTTCTTGTCAATTACCAGGCTATTTGGTGGGGACACGCCAACATCAGGTGAGAATGGCGGCTGGCAACGATGATTCCGTCGGATATCTACGGCGCTACTATCGAGACGACCATGGCTGATGTGAAGCTTTTGGCCGCACTGTCAGGAATGTCGTTTTCAAGCTCACCAGGTGTGATAACGCGGACGAAATGTGGGGAGATGCTCACCAAGTCTCAGCACATAGTTcttggggcggtggtgtacTACCGTTCAGGAAGGGAGAATATCGCGCCCAATATCACCATGAAGGTCCCGTGCAAATCCTCCACATGGCTGCACTGTCTGCTGGAGATACAAAACCACCTCAAGGCCGCCCGCTCATTTTCATCAACTTCAACCGATGATAGTAAACAACATaaaatcaccaccctcctgtCCAGACCCCGAACGGAATACGACGCCCAACTCCACGCCCAacttcccctctccctcggcaATCTCAGTTTCTTTTTCAcaaccctcttcacccaccCCTGGAAACACAACCTCTCCACTGGCCCAccccccgccctctcctTGCAAGCAGAACTGAAAACTTACCCCCCTTTCGTTTCTGGTTCTCAATCAAGACATGAAGTGTTGGCACCGGGGCATTGGAGTCTGAAGCCTGAGGCAAAAGTGGTGAAATCTACCAGGATCGTCGGACCTATCGGGTGTTTTCTCAACCCGACTCAGACTAGGACTTGGCTGCGTGGAAGTCCGGGGCGGGAGATCGAGTTTCAAACCCGGAGTGTCTGTCTTGACTTTGCAGTACTAAATAAGAATTGCACGGCCGTATTGTGTAAATGCCCCGGTGGACCTGCCACCTTTGCCAGCGCTGTGAAGACAACAGGATCGTTTgaggtgttgatggcggttGCGGCGGTGAATAAcgttttttgggggagggtggggaaaggggtgttGGGTACTACGGCGAGGGAGTTAGCAGGCTGGGTTTGTAAAGGGGATCAGAATTAcaaggggttgaggagggaggtgacgggTTGTATACAACGGGCGTTGGAggctggtggagaggagggggtggtggtggaggggaatttggagctggtcaaggttGTTATGGCTAATACGGAGGTGGTGtagaggggggtgaggaaggggttAGGGGTGGGGGAATATGTGGGTTGGTGAtcatggggagggggaggtctgggaggatgattttgggggggttgttttgggaGCTTGAAATTTAGTGTTCTGAATTCTCATGGGGCTGAAGTTGGTAATAGATGTAGGTAACTGGGTAGTTGTGAATGAGTGACACGCGCCCATGTGAGCCAACCATTCCGCCGTCCtgtcgtggtcgtcgtggCGACGAAGAGCATCCATCCGCTTTCATTTCACCCATACATCATAtgaccacaacaaccacccgCTCCGCAACCCAGCAACTACCCCCATATAAGCGGAGGATCTTGGGAGCCTAGTGTCACTGGTTAGGAGAGCGTGGTGCAACGGTCAAAGCCGTTGCCTGCGTATTGGTTGTCTCCGTCCCAAAAGGCCATCATGTATCTCACATTCCCTTCTCCGATGCCGCCTATTTGTGAGGCTGAATTCTGAGTCCTTCCTTGGCTTAAGTTCACTTCACAAATAGGCGGCATCGGAGAGAGTAATGCGAGTGAAATGATGCCTTCACCACGGGTGGACAGTCTGTCTCTGAGGATGCCATGACAatctttttggttttggtcaatttgaagtaaaaaaaaatgttaGTTGAGGACGGGAATCGAACTCGGGCGCTGTCTGCCAGTCTTGTCCCTGGTTTCTCCAGCAACTGGGAGGAGCGACCACAGTATAAATATTAGGTCCACGTTGCTCCTTTCCAACCGAACAGCAGGCTACAGCCATTGAGGATCTGACTACGGCAGGCCCCGTGGTCAAAATAGACAGCCTGCTGGCTGAGGGGAATGTCGAACTCCTCTCAGGGCTCCCACAAGGAGTTTCACGTTTGATTCCGCCGCGAAGCCAAATCCGAGGGTTTTCGTAACTGATCTTATTCTCTCACTGAAGCACAGGTGATTGCAGCATGATTGTTGTCGCCCACTGGCTTCCCATAGAATCCATTATCGTTGCAGTCTACCAGGTGACTAACATTTGACCCAGTAAAGAGACTGGTTGAATCCTGAAGCCCATATCAACAAACATGTCAAGTACGTACTCTTGCCTCTTTCGGAAAGAAACGTGCAGAAGGAACAAATGTCAGCCACATTCTGACGCGGTCAAAGGTCGATCGATGTATGGTCCTTTTGCCTGCCCGACAACTCTTGTTTGCTTGGACCGTCCGTTATCTCCGAGTGTTACGTGAAGCCTTCTTGTCCGGCCTTGCTGCAGGAACGTGCCGTCCGAGATCCAATTGCAGCCACAAATATCAGTCTGCAGTCAGCACGGAGCTCGGAGCGGATGAATTCATTAACAGAGGTTAAGTAAGCTG
The window above is part of the Podospora bellae-mahoneyi strain CBS 112042 chromosome 3, whole genome shotgun sequence genome. Proteins encoded here:
- a CDS encoding hypothetical protein (EggNog:ENOG503PCCE; COG:S); this translates as MIPSDIYGATIETTMADVKLLAALSGMSFSSSPGVITRTKCGEMLTKSQHIVLGAVVYYRSGRENIAPNITMKHKITTLLSRPRTEYDAQLHAQLPLSLGNLSFFFTTLFTHPWKHNLSTGPPPALSLQAELKTYPPFVSGSQSRHEVLAPGHWSLKPEAKVVKSTRIVGPIGCFLNPTQTRTWLRGSPGREIEFQTRSVCLDFAVLNKNCTAVLCKCPGGPATFASAVKTTGSFEVLMAVAAVNNVFWGRVGKGVLGTTARELAGWVCKGDQNYKGLRREVTGCIQRALEAGGEEGVVVEGNLELVKVVMANTEVV
- a CDS encoding hypothetical protein (EggNog:ENOG50; COG:S), yielding MSSENPEETTIGIAALVAAVAALLFAVVQTIAALAQLLVPPFLSLSWNPQYRMPVLTMPGLRSEPVVTMERDPSNAEFRPGKNYDKKRNGYLDYGVLRVVAGSDASKVHREVSMLPTVLRGSFAAHRRLRAVVRAQGAVGWVGLRRKRKNKINETDLTGAVGKGHGRYASTY